The genomic stretch ATCAAGACCTTAAAACTTCATGCTTAAGGCCATGGGTTTTCAACAGGGGGTCCCTGCTGGTATTACCAGTGGTCCTCCAAATAttatttgaatttaaaatgttattttttctttttaataatcCATTGGTGGgcttgtaaagaaattaaatCTAATTAACATGAAGGTTTCAACTTTAAAATCTATTTggttaataaaaaatgttatgtagtattttagacatgtttgtgtatattgaAAATAATTACTGTAATATCTTTACCATCGTAAGAAAACATCCCAGCAAATAGACATCAAATTGACGTCAAACATTGCCATCAAAGAATTGgtcaaaaatgcaaatcaaaTTGATGTCAAAACTTTGACATTAAATTGACGTCAAGTTTTGACGTTCATTTgattagcatttaaaaaaaaatttaaaacatttgtcCTATTCTAGACCACAAGAATAAAGACACAACAGTATTAAATGTAAGACGTGTTTTATTTTTCCACTACAATtcaagatttaaaaaatgtaagtcaaatatacattttaattgatGCACCTTGTTTTATATATGAATGTAATGCAACCATTGTTCAAGTTAAATAAATCCAGTCTGAATTTGATGCACTGGGGGTCCCTGCTCCTCTATTCATTAAGGGATCCTTGACTtgaaaaaggttgaagacctcTGCTTGGGTTTCTAGCGATTAGATGacatataaatgtgtgtttgacATTATAATGCCAGTAGGTGGAGACAAGAGGCTTCagttcatttattttctcaCCATTCATTCAGTCAACAATAAACATGTGATGAAATGATTTGAACTTTGAACACAAACTTATGAGACTCAACACAACAGTGACTGAGGTAAAACTTAAAATCGTACTTTACTTAAACatcctcttttttttttttacatttttatcacaACATAATTAGATTTGTTGCCACGCGTTTTAATTACTTTgcaaaaaatcataaaaacaatTGATTAAAATCAGCTAACGTTAATGCCTATAATACAAAATCCCAGACACGTGGGGTACAAAGACATAAAGAGATAAAAAAAGTCTGTAGAAAGTTAAGGCTACTCGTCCTGGCTTCCTGACTTaagtttgttatttttaattaatgtattaTCTTCACCGAAGCGAAACTGAACACAACACGAAGCTCGCGCTGAGGTGTTTTAAAATAGTCAGCAAAGACTTCACATTCGTTAttgttaataattaaaaaaaaatcattaaatgtatttatatctGTGTGTAGCCTATTAAATGAGAATGGTCAGTATAACGTTAATATCTATGAgacctttttatttatttatttatttacaacgAATACTAACACCGATGGGAAGAGATTAATGCGGATATAAtgcataataatataataatgtcaaatatatagaaaatgatgtgttttgaaaaaaaacaagCTTTAACGAAACGTTTCTAGTACtccaccaaaaaaaaaacaacaaaaacaaatcaaGACTTGAAATATTTCATCTTTAAGATGTTGAAATATTATAatagattaattaatatgtAGAGTAAATAATTACTTAGTCGTGTATAGCTCGATTTATCACTGACTTCacattatttacaaaaatgatAATTTCAAGAGCTtcataatattgtttatttactCTATAACTTTGCTCAGTAGGCTAAGTAGGGTTGTGTTTGCAACagaaaggtcatgggtttaattcTTAGAAACACAAGTCTATAcggcaaaatatatttgcaacattttaaaatatacaaattataaattctagAATTCTATTTAGcgtatatttaaaacatatttttgtccaGAGAAATTTAGCGTGCCTGTACAATGATATTCTTGATGTGACACTCGTGCACTTTACAGCAGTACAATATGTTGTTAGTAGTAGTACAATAGGAGTTAGGATATTAAATACGTGTGCACACAATACTTATGAATGTAGAACAATAAGTCCCTTTCTGTCAAAATATAATGTTACATTAAAGTGATTTGTTGAAGCATTTCTATTCGGTTTCGCACTTTGCAGTTGTAAGGACACTAAAGTATTTTTTGGTCGTGCTCGTGCGCCGTAGTCTGGTCACGTGTTTATTATCCCACGCTAGACTTATCACTCTTTACCGAAACACAGTTAAAGTTAACAAAAAAATTGACCTATTTATGGGGGGTTTGACAGTTTTTGATTCCAAAATGTATAGATAATAATTACATATGATGATAtaacaataattttttaaaagtaataatttaCTGTAAGgactataaattaaattaaaatacattttaaatgaaagcCAGTAAAGCAAAAAACCCAAGcatgtttaaaaatataatgattttatttcaaatgacatTGATGAAATGATCTATTGTTATTTTGCATTCTACTAATGAGGACAGTGTGCTGGTGAAATATTACACGCTTGATTTAATGTAAAgtatgattttatggtaaacaTGATGTGTAGATGTAATATGAGATGTATTGTGTGTTTTCAGGTGAAATGatgagttgttgttgttgttgttattatattggAGTGGATGTTGGCACTGGCAGTGTGCGTGCAGCTCTTGTTAGTCCTGACGGTCACGTCAAACACATGGCTGAAGAAAACATTCAGATATGGGAAGCATGTGTTGATCATTATGAGCAATCATCAGCAGATATCTGGAGGAAATGCTGCAGAGCAGTCAAGGTGAATAACAAATCTCCTCATGTCCAAATATTAAAGGTGCTCCTAGATAACAATCCTATATGAAGATTGACATCGGTGAGGAAGTGTTTGTAAGAAAGTCCTTGTCTTTTACCCTGTCCCGGGTCTAAGGTGTTGGGTGTTCCTGTGACCCTATATGATGACATGTATGTTTTTCAGGAGGTAACTCGGGACATCGATATAGACTGTGTGAGAGGTATTGGATTTGATGCTACCTGCTCTTTAGTAGCTCTGGACCGAAACTTTGAAGCCGTGGCTGTCAATCAAGCCGGTAAGGTTTTTTTAGACGGTCAGGTTTTAAATCTTCCTGTCACGTGTGAGTTTGATCTGGTGTTGGCTTGCTTGCAGGAATCAAAGAGAGAAATGTAGTGATGTGGATGGATCATCGGGCTTCACAACAGGCTTCTCAAATCACAGCTATGAAACATGAAGTCCTTCAGCGAGTCGGTGGTGTGATGTCTCCTGAAATGCAACCTCCCAAATTATTGTGGTTGAAAGAGGTAAGATACTGTACGTCATTGTAAAGGCTTTGTTTCTCTATTCTGCATTTTCATTTCTTCCCATCTGTGATCAGAATCTGCTGGAAAGTTGTTGGAAAGACGCATCTCATTTCTTTGATCTTCCAGACTTTCTGTCATGGAAAGCTACTGGATCCTTAGTAAGgtgaactttttttttttacgataATATTTCTGTGTCAAATAAAACAGGAAATTAAATTTGACTGTACATAAAGAAAGTGAAGcccattttatatatatatatatgacaaTTAAGCAGATTTTCCCATAAAGCAAACATTATGAAATACAGTAATGcaaacaataacaaaaagttgttcctCAATTCTAAATCGGTCTGGATTATTTGAAACTGAAACAGCAGATTGACAGTAATCTTCCGATAGGTCTTTGTGTACTGTAGTGTGTAAGTGGACCTATTCCCCATCAGACGGATGGAACGACAGCTTCTGGACCGCTGTTGGTCTGGAGGACTTGATGGAGAACAATTATTACAAAATAGGTAAGCAAAGAAagaacaaaagttgttttcaagCTATAAACATCATCTGGCATCATTTACTATGTTTTTGGTCCATTAAAACATAAAGAAAGCCTAtactgcttttttattttaaatgagtaTGCTAATAATAGTGACCGACCCATCTGAGTCTTGTATGTTATGTTTCTTAAcgtttaacattaataatagtAATGTTGTGTGAGGATGGAAGAGATCTGCTGTAGGTCTATGTACAGTGTAATATATGATCTGATTTACATAAGCAGTgtattatatgaatgtattgTAGGGTCACAGACGTGTTGTCCGGGACGTTTAGTAGGAGGTCTTACACCGGAGGCTGCTGCAGATTTAGGCCTGAAAGCGGGCACAGCCGTGGGCGCATCACTTATAGATGCGCATGCGGGTGGATTAGGTAAAGCACAGCTTCAGTCCATCACAGAAACACTGGAAACTGGGTAAGCTATTTTGCCCAAATTGTTTGGTAAAAGTCAATTTGATTCATAAAGAGGGGACATCCCTtgtctctgattggctgatttAGGTGTCATGGGAGCTGACGTGAGCGGCCATCATCTGCCTTGTGAAAATCAGCCGATCACATCCCGCATGGCTGTTATATGTGGCACATCTTCATGTCACATGGCTGTGAGCTTCATTACAGTCTGtttagaaaaagaaaaatgttttgtgtaattCTGAAAAAACTCTTCAGAGCTGAGAAAGTGTGATGATGTATTTTGTAGGTCAGCAGTCGGGCATTGTTTGTTCCCGGGGTCTGGGGTCCGTATCTCTCTGCCATGCTGCCAGATCTGTGGCTAAATGAAGGAGGTCAGAGCGTCACAGGGAGATTGGTTAGTCCTGATGATTTATAAATGAATATGTTATAGATGTTAGCGTAATGTTCGGTACTGTAAACACTATCAGTCCTGATGTGAAGACTCAAAAAGAAATAACTGCATGGGTCTTTCCTGTATGAGACCATCCCATAATGCCTTACCACAAACACTGACAAATCCATCCAAAACAAATGAGAGATGTCGTTTTGAATCTGATCATAAATGGTCCGGCTAAATGCAAAAGTACTCTGCTTCCTGATGCTTATTATTTTCGGTTTTGTATGACACACTGAATAGTGTTTATGTGGGAATGATACGCCGCATCTCAGGTTATTTGAAATGAGTCATGTTGTCTTTTCTCAGGTTGACCATGTGTTGAGAGGACACGCGGCGTACACACAGTTAAAGGATCAGGCAAAGGACAGGTTTGTGATTTTGCCAATAAGTCTCTGTGAGCTCTTTCATTTCTAAAGGCTTTGTGTCCGCAGTGGGAAACACATTTACTCCTATCTGAACTTTCATCTGGAAACCCTGGTCCGAATCACGACACATGTTGAGCAGCTGACCGCAGACCTGCACGTATGGCCTGACTTTCACGGCAATCGTTCTCCATTGGCCGATCAGACGTCCAGGGGCATGGTGACGCGCAGAACCTCTCTTAAACACTACACTTCATTTCATTCAGTCAAACACAGTGATGATCTTAAAGGCTTAATATTCTTAGCAGTTTATGATGTGTGCTGGTTTTCACAGATTGTTGGACTCACTTTATCCCAAACTTTGGATGACTTGGCCCTGCTGTATCTAGCAACTCTGCAGGCTATCGCTGTAAGACAAATATATACTCCAGATGTGTGTACAGTGTGTACAAGTTTTCCCTTGCCACCTTgcttttctctctctgtgttgTTATATGTGAAGCTTGGCACGAGACACATTATAGATGCCATGAGAGAAGCAGGACATGACATCACAACTCTCTTCATGTGTGGAGGCCTGAGCAAGAATCCTCTGTTTGTACAGCTACATGCCAACACCACAGGTATCATTTCACTGACTTCTGCTGTCAAAACATTACTAACATGAAAGAATGGACCATTTCAAAGACAGTCTACAGGTTTTAACCTCACTCATTTAAATTAACCCTGTGTTTGGTCAAAAAGATTTGCCACTCACACCTAAACATTATGGCTACACggattaagaattttttttgcattgttatattttttgctttctGCCATATATTACAATATGAAACTATAGGATGACTTCACCAGATGACTTTAAAAGTGCCGTtgaataaaaaactgtatttaagtaggcatagatgaataataagagttatGCACATGGTAATaacatatcgtgagcctcaaacacgaccGTTTCCTCttttttatgtaaacctcgtgcatgcaaaagaccgctggaaacagaccaatcacaacataacaccaactgtgacgttacagtccagatgtacgccccaacattaaattaactacaatgttgttacaatgctaaaaacaaatgTGTGGCTGCTGAGTTAGCGATATacggcaaggcaaggcaaggcaagtttatttgtaataGCACAttacatacacagagg from Paramisgurnus dabryanus chromosome 6, PD_genome_1.1, whole genome shotgun sequence encodes the following:
- the fggy gene encoding FGGY carbohydrate kinase domain-containing protein isoform X3; the protein is MYCVFSGEMMSCCCCCYYIGVDVGTGSVRAALVSPDGHVKHMAEENIQIWEACVDHYEQSSADIWRKCCRAVKEVTRDIDIDCVRGIGFDATCSLVALDRNFEAVAVNQAGIKERNVVMWMDHRASQQASQITAMKHEVLQRVGGVMSPEMQPPKLLWLKENLLESCWKDASHFFDLPDFLSWKATGSLVRSLCTVVCKWTYSPSDGWNDSFWTAVGLEDLMENNYYKIGSQTCCPGRLVGGLTPEAAADLGLKAGTAVGASLIDAHAGGLGVMGADVSGHHLPCENQPITSRMAVICGTSSCHMAVSSRALFVPGVWGPYLSAMLPDLWLNEGGQSVTGRLVDHVLRGHAAYTQLKDQAKDSGKHIYSYLNFHLETLVRITTHVEQLTADLHVWPDFHGNRSPLADQTSRGMVTRRTSLKHYTSFHSVKHSDDLKGLIFLAVYDVCWFSQIVGLTLSQTLDDLALLYLATLQAIALGTRHIIDAMREAGHDITTLFMCGGLSKNPLFVQLHANTTGLPVVLTEEKEAVLIGAAVLGACASSDYSSIQEAMRKMTKIGRVVRPNPELASFYRKKYAVFLKLYDHQKEYVKLMNDGHHTVTDAVPHV
- the fggy gene encoding FGGY carbohydrate kinase domain-containing protein isoform X5, with protein sequence MYCVFSGEMMSCCCCCYYIGVDVGTGSVRAALVSPDGHVKHMAEENIQIWEACVDHYEQSSADIWRKCCRAVKEVTRDIDIDCVRGIGFDATCSLVALDRNFEAVAVNQAGIKERNVVMWMDHRASQQASQITAMKHEVLQRVGGVMSPEMQPPKLLWLKENLLESCWKDASHFFDLPDFLSWKATGSLVRSLCTVVCKWTYSPSDGWNDSFWTAVGLEDLMENNYYKIGSQTCCPGRLVGGLTPEAAADLGLKAGTAVGASLIDAHAGGLGVMGADVSGHHLPCENQPITSRMAVICGTSSCHMAVSSRALFVPGVWGPYLSAMLPDLWLNEGGQSVTGRLVDHVLRGHAAYTQLKDQAKDSGKHIYSYLNFHLETLVRITTHVEQLTADLHVWPDFHGNRSPLADQTSRGMIVGLTLSQTLDDLALLYLATLQAIAVRQIYTPDVCTVCTSFPLPPCFSLSVLLYVKLGTRHIIDAMREAGHDITTLFMCGGLSKNPLFVQLHANTTGLPVVLTEEKEAVLIGAAVLGACASSDYSSIQEAMRKMTKIGRVVRPNPELASFYRKKYAVFLKLYDHQKEYVKLMNDGHHTVTDAVPHV
- the fggy gene encoding FGGY carbohydrate kinase domain-containing protein isoform X1, translated to MYCVFSGEMMSCCCCCYYIGVDVGTGSVRAALVSPDGHVKHMAEENIQIWEACVDHYEQSSADIWRKCCRAVKEVTRDIDIDCVRGIGFDATCSLVALDRNFEAVAVNQAGIKERNVVMWMDHRASQQASQITAMKHEVLQRVGGVMSPEMQPPKLLWLKENLLESCWKDASHFFDLPDFLSWKATGSLVRSLCTVVCKWTYSPSDGWNDSFWTAVGLEDLMENNYYKIGSQTCCPGRLVGGLTPEAAADLGLKAGTAVGASLIDAHAGGLGVMGADVSGHHLPCENQPITSRMAVICGTSSCHMAVSSRALFVPGVWGPYLSAMLPDLWLNEGGQSVTGRLVDHVLRGHAAYTQLKDQAKDSGKHIYSYLNFHLETLVRITTHVEQLTADLHVWPDFHGNRSPLADQTSRGMVTRRTSLKHYTSFHSVKHSDDLKGLIFLAVYDVCWFSQIVGLTLSQTLDDLALLYLATLQAIAVRQIYTPDVCTVCTSFPLPPCFSLSVLLYVKLGTRHIIDAMREAGHDITTLFMCGGLSKNPLFVQLHANTTGLPVVLTEEKEAVLIGAAVLGACASSDYSSIQEAMRKMTKIGRVVRPNPELASFYRKKYAVFLKLYDHQKEYVKLMNDGHHTVTDAVPHV
- the fggy gene encoding FGGY carbohydrate kinase domain-containing protein isoform X4 yields the protein MYCVFSGEMMSCCCCCYYIGVDVGTGSVRAALVSPDGHVKHMAEENIQIWEACVDHYEQSSADIWRKCCRAVKEVTRDIDIDCVRGIGFDATCSLVALDRNFEAVAVNQAGIKERNVVMWMDHRASQQASQITAMKHEVLQRVGGVMSPEMQPPKLLWLKENLLESCWKDASHFFDLPDFLSWKATGSLVRSLCTVVCKWTYSPSDGWNDSFWTAVGLEDLMENNYYKIGSQTCCPGRLVGGLTPEAAADLGLKAGTAVGASLIDAHAGGLGVMGADVSGHHLPCENQPITSRMAVICGTSSCHMAVSSRALFVPGVWGPYLSAMLPDLWLNEGGQSVTGRLVDHVLRGHAAYTQLKDQAKDSGKHIYSYLNFHLETLVRITTHVEQLTADLHVWPDFHGNRSPLADQTSRGMVTRRTSLKHYTSFHSVKHSDDLKGLIFLAVYDVCWFSQIVGLTLSQTLDDLALLYLATLQAIAVRQIYTPDVCTVCTSFPLPPCFSLSVLLYVKLGTRHIIDAMREAGHDITTLFMCGGLSKNPLFVQLHANTTGLPVVLTEEKEAVLIGAAVLGACASSDYSSIQKIFHFLLGSNEENDQNRASCPT
- the fggy gene encoding FGGY carbohydrate kinase domain-containing protein isoform X6 encodes the protein MYCVFSGEMMSCCCCCYYIGVDVGTGSVRAALVSPDGHVKHMAEENIQIWEACVDHYEQSSADIWRKCCRAVKEVTRDIDIDCVRGIGFDATCSLVALDRNFEAVAVNQAGIKERNVVMWMDHRASQQASQITAMKHEVLQRVGGVMSPEMQPPKLLWLKENLLESCWKDASHFFDLPDFLSWKATGSLVRSLCTVVCKWTYSPSDGWNDSFWTAVGLEDLMENNYYKIGSQTCCPGRLVGGLTPEAAADLGLKAGTAVGASLIDAHAGGLGVMGADVSGHHLPCENQPITSRMAVICGTSSCHMAVSSRALFVPGVWGPYLSAMLPDLWLNEGGQSVTGRLVDHVLRGHAAYTQLKDQAKDSGKHIYSYLNFHLETLVRITTHVEQLTADLHVWPDFHGNRSPLADQTSRGMIVGLTLSQTLDDLALLYLATLQAIALGTRHIIDAMREAGHDITTLFMCGGLSKNPLFVQLHANTTGLPVVLTEEKEAVLIGAAVLGACASSDYSSIQEAMRKMTKIGRVVRPNPELASFYRKKYAVFLKLYDHQKEYVKLMNDGHHTVTDAVPHV
- the fggy gene encoding FGGY carbohydrate kinase domain-containing protein isoform X2 encodes the protein MMSCCCCCYYIGVDVGTGSVRAALVSPDGHVKHMAEENIQIWEACVDHYEQSSADIWRKCCRAVKEVTRDIDIDCVRGIGFDATCSLVALDRNFEAVAVNQAGIKERNVVMWMDHRASQQASQITAMKHEVLQRVGGVMSPEMQPPKLLWLKENLLESCWKDASHFFDLPDFLSWKATGSLVRSLCTVVCKWTYSPSDGWNDSFWTAVGLEDLMENNYYKIGSQTCCPGRLVGGLTPEAAADLGLKAGTAVGASLIDAHAGGLGVMGADVSGHHLPCENQPITSRMAVICGTSSCHMAVSSRALFVPGVWGPYLSAMLPDLWLNEGGQSVTGRLVDHVLRGHAAYTQLKDQAKDSGKHIYSYLNFHLETLVRITTHVEQLTADLHVWPDFHGNRSPLADQTSRGMVTRRTSLKHYTSFHSVKHSDDLKGLIFLAVYDVCWFSQIVGLTLSQTLDDLALLYLATLQAIAVRQIYTPDVCTVCTSFPLPPCFSLSVLLYVKLGTRHIIDAMREAGHDITTLFMCGGLSKNPLFVQLHANTTGLPVVLTEEKEAVLIGAAVLGACASSDYSSIQEAMRKMTKIGRVVRPNPELASFYRKKYAVFLKLYDHQKEYVKLMNDGHHTVTDAVPHV